The Nymphaea colorata isolate Beijing-Zhang1983 chromosome 11, ASM883128v2, whole genome shotgun sequence genome includes the window GCTTATTgagcaaaatcatttttttgcttaagaaaacattattcaagGAAATCTCCCCTATACATGTGGGTCGACCAACAAGCCTAGATTGACAGGAAGGGACAACTCAAGGATCATGGCTCTGAAGATTTCCGCAAGTAAAAGCATTCAGGCAGCTAGGGAAGAACATTCTGAATTTACGTCACATGTATTCATGCAAGTCATTCAGAACAGCCATGCTCCAGACGCATTATGAACAACATAATATAACTCATACTTATTCACATCCTGTACTCCCAACTACCAACTCAAGTATATGGTAATCTGTCAAACATTTCCGAAAGATGTCTCTCAACATCTTCAGCataacttttctctttcatccAGCTATTCCTAATTGTAGACAAGTGGTGAGATCAAACAGAAAGAAAACCACCAGGCGAAAATTCTTTAGaagttttcaaaatgattttttataaataatgaGATGCTTGAACTCAACTCCGTAGGCTAAAACAAACCAATTAATCCCACAGGCACCTTCACAAATGTTCAACCCATATACCACATCCATAAAGAGAAAGACTGCAAGAGTAGGATCCTTAGGAATAGTAATGGCAATCCAAAATGTGCTTTatgcaaaaccaaaaattttcagTCATAAAGACAAATAAAGCTATCCTCGCCTCTAGAGCTATCAAAATTATGAATGTAACAAACAACCGAAGAAATGacaaaatacaaaacaaaacaagtcCTTATCACCTACATAAGCAAGGCTCTGTGAAGATACTCACTGAGTCACACCAAGCCACTTAGAAAAGTTCTCGAATTCGGTGTATTCGCTATCTGATACCATTGTGTGATACCATGCCTTGCCGGCAGCCTTTATCTCTGCCTGATTTGCCACCTGCAACCAATTCATtcagaaaaaagataaaaaacaagaaaaaagcatCAGAAACCAAATCCTTGTGTCATACAATGAAATACTCCAGCTCACATACAATAAGCAAAGAGATTCATCAATCGTTTGATACTTTAAGTTGGACAGTGTTTTGAAGTTCAAAGATTCCCCAAATAGAAAGCACGATGACATATCTGAACTTCAGACTATTCAAAGATGAAAAGGTTATAACATGTTATCAACCACAGGAAACAATTGCTTTTTGTCAACAGTATACAAACTAGACACAGAAATACAAGAAGCACAAAGacatagatttttttaaaaaaaaagcgaTAAAATGCGAAAAATAGGTGAGcagaaaaaaagtgtttttttaatgcacaaaaacgaaaaaaatcgtcttttcactttttccaaTATAGACGTTCATTTGTATGCTattatattttatctttttttaatagtatttgcattttacttttaaatatattttttttaacttgctCAGACTTTCTCCTGATTTccacgagaaaaaaaaaattctgcctGTAAACAGTATTTTTAACTTAGGATTCACTGCCAGTAAGAACGTGCATCCAATCAAGAGTTGGCCTAAAACCTAGAACATAATTCTACAAATATATTTACAAGGTCCCGCTGTGTAACTATAGGAAAACATTCAAGATAAAAAATCCTCTTATATTGAAttccaaaattgaaaaacagAACATTCTAAAGTTAGACATTTGCAGTACAATGGGTGCATTCCAAAAAAAGGAGGACAGCTAGTATTGCACACTTTGTGACAAAATGCTACGGCATCTCAAGAACCCAACCCATACTGACTCACTTATATGTCAACCAATGTCTGCCTCGCGAGAGAAAAATAAACCTAGACCTTCTTCAGAACCAAAGCAgttcaatataaaaaacaaaagtccTTCTTGCTCACTACATCACAAATATCAATGACAAACATCTAGAACTATGGTTATCTACCGGAGAAAATCAATCCTGAAATATGACTCCTTAACGAAAACACCCAACTAACCTTACATATCATGCAccagaaagaaaggaagaggtAATTCCATTATCACAAAATCAAGAAgcaaaaacacaagaaaaagaaagaaaggaaaaaaaaaaaaccacttagaGACAAAGCATTGACAATATAAGCATAGACTCATACAATATTGACTCCTACCACCAAGCCGCGGTAACCAAGTAACGAACACCAAAGGAGAGCAAGATAAGATAACAAACATAACGCCGTAAGGACGAATCACAATAAAATTAAGGAGGAAAGAAAAGTGTATAGACCTTCGGCTGTTTCCTCTTCTTGTCTAGCTTCTCTGCCTTAGCCTTCACCCTCTGCTCCTCAGCAAGCAGAGCCATCCTCCTCGCAGTCTTCGCATACGGATTAAGCTTCAGGAGCGCACCGAGGTTTTTCAGCGGATTTTTCTTGAGCGTCCTGCGCTTAATCTCGGTTTTTGCGGGTTTCACTACCGACTGCACTTCGTCGGAGTTAATGATTCTGGCGAGGTCGGCATTTGTCAGCTTCGCCCGGGGAAGAATGTAGCCGGTCTTTTTCTCCGACACCTTGTCGAAGCCACCGTAGACGGCGTCCAGCTTCTCGAAGGCGCATTTGGTCCAAATGATGAACCGACCCAAATGACCACCGGGAGCAAGCCTGAGGAGATTAAGCCGGTCCACGCATGCCACTTCGACGCCGGGGATATTGCGGAAAGCCTTGACCAGCTTCGATCCCTTGGTTCCGTAGACAATCAAGGGACCCTTGCGAGAAACGTAGCGGCGATTGCGCATCTTTCCCTTCCCAGGACGAACGGATCGGCTGGTCTTCGCGCGCTCTACGTCAGGACCGGCGCCAATCTGGTTCAGGAGCTTCAACGCCGCGGACGTCTTCTCGATCGATTCGACGCTGTCCGGCAGAACGAGCGGCAACTCTGGAACGGACTCGATACGGTGGCCGCGGGCGAGGACGAGGGAAGGCACGGCGGAGGAGGCCAGGGCGGAGGCCACGGCGAATCGGCGCTGGTTGATATTTATTTTTCGGTGCCAGCGGCGCCAGATCTTTGTCGGGGCGAACATCCGCCCACCACGACACATGTTCCCGAAGGCACCCTGGCCGGCGCGGTGCGTGCCACCACCGGGAACACGGGGAATACGGGAGACGGCACGGCCGGTGCCCCAGGACTCAGCAGAGGTTTGGTGACCGGCGCGCCTGGAGACCGCATAAGGCTGGCGCTTGTTCTTGGAGAGGTTGTCGTGAACAAAGGAGACGATGTCCGGCCGGATCGGAGCCCGGAGGACGTCCGGGAGAGGGACGGACGCCGCGGCTCCGTCGATTGCCATGTCGCCCTCCACAGACTGGACGGTCACCAACGGGCGGGCTGCGGCGGTGGCGGGGGGAGCCAttgctctctttctctatctctctctctcactcactctctctcgcGGAAAAATGAGTGCAAAACCCTAATAGGAGGCGCTGGCGACCTCCTCCCGCAAATAATATACACTGGCAAATGAAGCGGATTCGGGTCGGTGTTTCTTATATGTGAACCGATACTAGGTCTTGGATTTCAGTGAAGTTGGGATCAGATCACCGCTTTGTGATCTCATATCAGACCCGGTAAAACGGTTTGATATACGATCTGATTTGAGAGTCTTCTTTTGTTCGATGAACTTTGAACTATATCAAATCTAAATGTCTGACAAAAAGTTTTTATTGCTGTACACAAATGAGATTATCAAGTAAGATTGGCATAACAAAAGGGATACTAAAAACTTAGCGCTTATCAATTGagaatatcaaaaaaataaagcatgctCCGATCCGCTTAAGTTAAATCGATTACTGCTTATAAACAATTTATGAACGTTGTATATTCAGCATTTTCCGGTCAATATGATGCTcagtttttaaaaagaaaaacacaactacgaagaaaaaaaaaacttttaaatcaGGATGTCAATGTTAAAATTAACAGCAATACGTCAATATGTAAGTAAATAATGAATATAAAGATAAGTAAACAATTAACATGAAATCAATATTCCACagtgtacaaaaaaaaaagagtacgGGGATGCTTGGATGACAACCTAGTGAGATTTAgacttgtgaaaatttggtCTTCATAAAACCAaagttttttattagttttaaaaaccttgtttttttggtttggaGGATAATTTGATTTGACTTGCTTCAAGATAGCACCAGTGACAAACAATAACAATAGGGCAAACATTATTTCTAAAACCTCTTAAAGAGCCAGGTGtgagcttgtgtgggcagttgctcacCCAGTCCAGCAAAATTCATTTGTTGGACCCAAACGATTTGGGTATTAATATGTTGTTGGCACTTGATCATGTTACTTGTGTTGTGCCCCTCAATCATTTGATTTGTTTGGATGTAATATCATTCAGATCTAATCACATGTCATGCCCATTTGGTTTTTGGTTGCTCTAAATTCATTTTTGGATCTGGTGTTCCTTGCAAAGTTAAACTGTGATGATGTAGACGAACTTTGAATGTCCTCGGGAgccatttttttgaagaaagCTCAATGGAGAAGAAGTCTTCGACCTTTGGGCATTTCGGATCGCAAATAAACTTATAATCTAAGTTCTAATGCCATTTGTAATGCTGttaatcttaaattcatgggCATAGCTTTGCTGATCGGGTCAGAAATCTAGCACTCCTTTTTTCTCGACTTCCCTTTTATATAAAGCTACtattataatttaaatttttacaaTATAAGAAAGTAAATGATCTTGCTAAGCTTGTATTTATGcttaaatttcatattttactactttacaattatatatatatatatatatatatatataatgaatatcaaaagaaagaaaaacatattatatttatgatgaatatcaaaagaaaggatccaatgaatatcagaaaaaacaatgttttaatCCGAATTTCAGAACCCTGATTTAAGATCCCTGTCTCTTACACCTCTGGATGTTTGTGAACTAAAAATGCAAGGACTGCAAAGTCCTCACGCATCTTTCAAAGAACATATGCAAGAGCACCCTAGTTAAAAATCAAGGATTTGAAATCTCACATCCAAGATTCCAACATTTTAGATCACTCAGGACTTGAGATCGCAGGTAAATCAGATTCCTCCTAATCAAGCAGTATGCTGAGATTCACTTATGAATGTCACCCTTGGTTCCATGAATGCGACGCACAGGGGACATCACTTCCACCAGAGCGCAAGAAGAACCTTAACGCCGAGGCGCAAATGGTGTAAGGTCTTCTCTTCGGAAAACACGCGCTCACACTCACATCCATGATATCAAACAGAAGAAATTAACTAGTAATCCACCACATTCTGATATCCTAGTTAGCTAGAGCTGGGATTCTACATGAACTTAATCCACCACATTCTGATATCCTAGTTAGCTAGAGTTGGAATTCTACACGGACTTATATGCTCCTCCCCTTAACTAAGCCACCCACTACGTCCTAGGTAATCTTTTTCAAAAGGGTTTATTTTTCATAGTTTTCTGGTGGAGCAAAAAACTTGGCAAATGAAACACTTTTGTAGATGTTTTACAAATTTGTGGAAAAGATTAATACAGATTCATCGAGACTCAGTTCCAAAGATTTATACAGATTCATCGAGTCACATAGTAATTCAATTGCCAAACGACCCGTAAAGTcttcaaacatataaaatgaaaaatgaaagaaagtgaGGTACTTTTGATCTTATGAAATACATTTCATGCCCAAGACCAACGTGATAAGTAAGGCGCCCTAATGAATTCAAAAAACAGCAGCACTTGTGACTTAAAGGTACTTAGTTCCATCTTCAGGAATTCAGAAAATAACCCGTTGGATTCCAAACAATAGTCACTCTTCCCATGGGGATTAAATATAAGACAATGTGTCAGTTGTCCTTGCCTCCTTGCGTCTCACAGTCCTCAACATCAGTCACTCCTCCCCCGAAGATCCGAAAGTATGCTTCAGCCTTAACTACGCATCCAGAGTTTACTACTTCACAGAAGCGCTCTTCTCCACTCCCCTCCCGTAGAGCAACCCTAACACAGATTaagtatataaaaatatataaaaatctaaagaaatagtaaaaacacacatacacgaaagacaaataaaaatttcatacTGAAGAGCATTCTCCTACCATAAGAAATAACACCCTACTGGATAAAtgaaatatgacaaaaaattggcCAAATTGCACGCTCAGACAGACAACCATGTGAATCAAGTGAACCCAGCTCATTTAAACCTCACTACAATAAATTTCATAATAATAAAACTAGTAAGAGAACTTAGAGAACAAATACTAGAGTTGGGATTAAACCTCGTGGTAGAAGCACGTCCAATAATGTTGCCAAAAATGGGCTTGATTTTGCGGCCAGCAGATCCATCAACTTTTGTAACGACCCGATTAGTTATCACGACTGCTACACCAAActgcaacaagaaaaattcGTAAGAAATCTGCAGCATAGTCCAACTGTAGCTTCGTAAACCTAGCTAGATCTTGGTAGAAGGAACTAACTATGCTTCCTATTAGAGTATCAAGTTCTGTGGCTTAATTTAGGTGACCAAAAGATAGGCATTTTACAAAAGTTCATTACAGACCCAAGAATATAAGATGCCTGAGCAAGTGAAATAGACTTGATTCAAGTGTCGAACACAATGaacaaaaacaacatgaaaCATACAGCATCAATTAGAGGATAACACAGAAAAccttttagttttattttctttttccatgagTCACTACCACCATCAACTATCAATCCCTAATATATGGATGACCTACCAACACATGACAAGAAGATGGTCATcaagaatgaaagaagaaaccTAGCCAAAGAAAGAAGCTAATGACTACCTCATCAGCGAGCTTCTGCAGGCTTCCGAGAAACTTAGCAAGATGCATTTGCGCTGCTGGGAGTTCTCCTCTTCCTGAAAAATCTCTCAGGTATAGAGCCGTCGCACTATCCACAATCATGAGAGCAATCCTGCTCAACAAATTACTGCAAAGATTAAGGGCAGATAGAGTGCAAATAATGAAAGGAACACGAAAGACCAACACAATGAGTGGTTTCCATATGGAAATGATAATGTGATTAGTAGAGTATGAGATGAAGGCCTGCAAGATAAGCAAGTTGATGCTTCTAAAACCTTGGAATCAACAAATTTGTAGAAGAAACCTGGTTTCCATCATCATTGAGGCTGCTTTTCGAAGCAACATTGATTGATGATCAGTATTATAGGCTCTAGCACAAAAGACATTCTCCAACACCTCCGCACCATTTAATCCAAATCTGCACTTTCAAAGAGAATTTGTTAGTGAATATCTTGTAACAAGGCAGGGgttgaaatgaaaattgttGTACCTTTCCGCAATCTCTAGGAGTCGCTCTGTCATGAATGTACCACATGTATCAATGTATAATGCTTTTCCCTCACCACCTCCTCGATCCAAAGGgagctgaaaaagaaaatacttgATCAACATGCATTTTGAAAGTCAATGTCCTGTTGTGAGACACATTGTTCCAAGAAATACATGCAAATAGTTCCAAGTGTTTCGATGTTGATTATACCATTTTTGACATCAGCATTTTTATAATATCGAAA containing:
- the LOC116264035 gene encoding DNA repair protein RAD51 homolog B-like isoform X1, giving the protein MQLKERTMHDNVMHIVYTKSKNSPATAAAPPLVTVQSVEGDMAIDGAARRMSVLAEEQRVKAKAEKLEKKRKQPKGFGIPVGDAQNIKDRLCTVEDVVCSSRKEFLQIKGIRKAKLEKIVEAASKLSLGASQIHAQRKIIQITSGSRELDKILEVCAGGFKTGSIAEICGKYGSGKTQLCHTLCVTCQLPLDRGGGEGKALYIDTCGTFMTERLLEIAERFGLNGAEVLENVFCARAYNTDHQSMLLRKAASMMMETRIALMIVDSATALYLRDFSGRGELPAAQMHLAKFLGSLQKLADEFGVAVVITNRVVTKVDGSAGRKIKPIFGNIIGRASTTRVALREGSGEERFCEVVNSGCVVKAEAYFRIFGGGVTDVEDCETQGGKDN
- the LOC116264035 gene encoding DNA repair protein RAD51 homolog B-like isoform X2: MQLKERTMHDNVMHIVYTKSKNSPATAAAPPLVTVQSVEGDMAIDGAARRMSVLAEEQRVKAKAEKLEKKRKQPKGFGIPVGDAQNIKDRLCTVEDVVCSSRKEFLQIKGIRKAKLEKIVEAASKLSLGASQIHAQRKIIQITSGSRELDKILEGGFKTGSIAEICGKYGSGKTQLCHTLCVTCQLPLDRGGGEGKALYIDTCGTFMTERLLEIAERFGLNGAEVLENVFCARAYNTDHQSMLLRKAASMMMETRIALMIVDSATALYLRDFSGRGELPAAQMHLAKFLGSLQKLADEFGVAVVITNRVVTKVDGSAGRKIKPIFGNIIGRASTTRVALREGSGEERFCEVVNSGCVVKAEAYFRIFGGGVTDVEDCETQGGKDN
- the LOC116264862 gene encoding 60S ribosomal protein L4-like, which gives rise to MAPPATAAARPLVTVQSVEGDMAIDGAAASVPLPDVLRAPIRPDIVSFVHDNLSKNKRQPYAVSRRAGHQTSAESWGTGRAVSRIPRVPGGGTHRAGQGAFGNMCRGGRMFAPTKIWRRWHRKININQRRFAVASALASSAVPSLVLARGHRIESVPELPLVLPDSVESIEKTSAALKLLNQIGAGPDVERAKTSRSVRPGKGKMRNRRYVSRKGPLIVYGTKGSKLVKAFRNIPGVEVACVDRLNLLRLAPGGHLGRFIIWTKCAFEKLDAVYGGFDKVSEKKTGYILPRAKLTNADLARIINSDEVQSVVKPAKTEIKRRTLKKNPLKNLGALLKLNPYAKTARRMALLAEEQRVKAKAEKLDKKRKQPKVANQAEIKAAGKAWYHTMVSDSEYTEFENFSKWLGVTQ
- the LOC116264035 gene encoding DNA repair protein RAD51 homolog B-like isoform X3; protein product: MAIDGAARRMSVLAEEQRVKAKAEKLEKKRKQPKGFGIPVGDAQNIKDRLCTVEDVVCSSRKEFLQIKGIRKAKLEKIVEAASKLSLGASQIHAQRKIIQITSGSRELDKILEVCAGGFKTGSIAEICGKYGSGKTQLCHTLCVTCQLPLDRGGGEGKALYIDTCGTFMTERLLEIAERFGLNGAEVLENVFCARAYNTDHQSMLLRKAASMMMETRIALMIVDSATALYLRDFSGRGELPAAQMHLAKFLGSLQKLADEFGVAVVITNRVVTKVDGSAGRKIKPIFGNIIGRASTTRVALREGSGEERFCEVVNSGCVVKAEAYFRIFGGGVTDVEDCETQGGKDN